The region GCCGCGCCCGGGAGCTCCGATCCCGAGAAGGTGCACACCTTCGAGCTGATCGACGAGGTGCCCGGCGCGTCCCGGGACGGGGCCGAGCCGGACGGTGACGGTCCGGACGGCCCCGACCCCGCCGACGACGGCGGGGCGGAGCCGGCGGAGGCCCCGGAGGCGGAGCCCGCACCGCGCGAGCCCGGCCGGGTCGCCGTGGCGCTCGCGGGCGCACGGTCGGCGGCCGGGCGGACGGCGCGACGTGGCGGGGCCGCCGTCCGGCGGCGGCTGCCCACCACGCGCCGCGGCCGGGTGCTGCTGGCCGGCGGGACGGCCGCCGTCGTCGTGCTCGCGGTCGTCGGCGGCGTGCTGGTCGACGCCGAGCTGCGGCACCGGGCGCTGCTCGCCGCGCCGGGCGGCGTGCGGAGCCTCGCGGAGAAGCCCTCGGAGCAGTGGTCGATCGAGCTCGACAACCCGATCGCCTCGACGCTGGTCGGGATGCCGGGCGTGCTCGCGGTCGTCGGCGACTCGAAGGTCCGGGGCGTGGACCCCGCGACGGGCGAGGTGCGGTGGACCGTGGACACCGGCGAGGCCACGACGTGCGGTCCCCAGCCGGTGCTGGGCATCGGTGGCCCGGCGGCGGCCGCCGCGCCCGCCGACCCGCTGGTCTGCGTCACGGCGTCCGACGACGGGGCGCAGATCGTCACGACCATCGACCGGGACGGCGCCGCGACGACCCGCGAGCTCGACGAGGACGCCCTGGTGCTGCCCGCGCCCGGCGGCGGCCTGGTCCACCTCGAGCTCTCGGGCGGCGAGCACGAGCAGGAGCCCGTCGTGGTCGACAAGGTCGGCAGCCCGCACCTCCCCAAGGGTTTCGTCGCGCCCGACCTGGCGGTCCGGGTCGAGGACGCGGCGACCGGCGCGGAACGCTGGAGCACGGTCGTGGCGGCCGCGGACCCGGACGTCACGACGTGCCTGACCTACAACTCCAGCGAGGACGACCCGGACGTCCCGGTCCCGGTGCTCGACGTCGTCGGCTCGGTGTACGGGAACGTGCAGCACGAGGTGCTGCGGGTGGACGGCTGCGGCCTCGCGGCGGCGTTCCTCCTGGACGGCACCCGTCTCGACGACCCAGAGGACGCCACGGACCTGCCGGAGGAGGACACCGGGGAGGGGTCCTACGCCTCCCTGCCCGACGGCGGCTGGGTGGGACCCGACCGGGCGGCCGAGGGCGCCGTCCCCGGCGAGGCCGCGCACCTGCCCGACGGCCGCACCGTCCCCCTGGGTGGCCGGGCCCTCGTGCCGTGGGCCACGGACGGCCGCGACCCGGGCCTGCTGCTGGTGCGCGTCGGCGTGCACACCGAGGCCCGGTCGACCGACGAGCGCGACGCCGGG is a window of Promicromonospora sukumoe DNA encoding:
- a CDS encoding outer membrane protein assembly factor BamB family protein — its product is MTERTQPDPAAPGSSDPEKVHTFELIDEVPGASRDGAEPDGDGPDGPDPADDGGAEPAEAPEAEPAPREPGRVAVALAGARSAAGRTARRGGAAVRRRLPTTRRGRVLLAGGTAAVVVLAVVGGVLVDAELRHRALLAAPGGVRSLAEKPSEQWSIELDNPIASTLVGMPGVLAVVGDSKVRGVDPATGEVRWTVDTGEATTCGPQPVLGIGGPAAAAAPADPLVCVTASDDGAQIVTTIDRDGAATTRELDEDALVLPAPGGGLVHLELSGGEHEQEPVVVDKVGSPHLPKGFVAPDLAVRVEDAATGAERWSTVVAAADPDVTTCLTYNSSEDDPDVPVPVLDVVGSVYGNVQHEVLRVDGCGLAAAFLLDGTRLDDPEDATDLPEEDTGEGSYASLPDGGWVGPDRAAEGAVPGEAAHLPDGRTVPLGGRALVPWATDGRDPGLLLVRVGVHTEARSTDERDAGEVLWSAPRLRATDLLARVAGTAVVVDELGPVRAVDLGTGAERWTLDPEVLGVEDLAWGVESMVFGAWTDGDTLLLPVSADPTGESSGLRLLAIDLRDGSLRWEIEQETPYTQLIAVDGYLAQITQQGVVGLG